The genomic region TGAAATTGTGCAGCGGGGCTTTGTATGCGTATAAACGATAAGCTGGCTTAGAAGAACGATGCCTGAGCTCGAACCACCCGACAGTTTTCATTTGAAGGCGGCCCTCGGCTGGCTGGAACTGGGCGACCATCTGGCTGCGGATGGTGAACTGGAGAAGATCGCTCCACAGCTTCGCGCGCGTCCCGACGTTCTGGCAGTCCGCTGGCAGATTTATGCCCGCGCGAAGAAGTGGGGAATCTGTGTGGACATGGCCGCAGCGATCATCAAGCTCGAACCTCGGCAAGCGGACGGCTGGATTCACCGGTCCTTCGCCCTTCACAAACTCAAACGCACCCAGGAGGCGTTCGACGCGCTTCTCACCGCAGCCGAACAGTTCAAAAGTAAT from Candidatus Angelobacter sp. harbors:
- a CDS encoding tetratricopeptide repeat protein, which translates into the protein MPELEPPDSFHLKAALGWLELGDHLAADGELEKIAPQLRARPDVLAVRWQIYARAKKWGICVDMAAAIIKLEPRQADGWIHRSFALHKLKRTQEAFDALLTAAEQFKSNWTIPYNLACYCAQLGRLDECQDWFREAMTIDEHAVRQAAIEDPDLKPLWDSMCGTLWKRRSG